From Deinococcus betulae, the proteins below share one genomic window:
- a CDS encoding major capsid protein: MKHTPMYWLAATLLSAALGPRGDALTVQAILSTLTPQDFFTLANQPVPESEYPLLAILPEELRASYEAKSGTMKVITTPAGETGMDSPYTPVGGMEIDAFSRPIAKWTAETVMTEQQQRELQQMVLNIRGGVIAGNGLTYIRNFVVNWLNKVIRQSFTDRYELMRGEALTTGQLVLRGGTVDYGVPSANKFASRTGNDAYGGSASKFWTDMRRADAIVGTTRSRIMSMNTLHQILDSQADRVAVTSETTSAGGNIKIVTLRRLIGSAQTLSNDVREGYTLVGYRRTVKIKVGKTYADQQVLPDGKIAVVGGNDVMVTMQDGTVLTRPGLGRTHIGPTVEGDGRPGIWLNAYTPQGRPMHAVAQGASNGLVVYDAPERLVILTTAML; the protein is encoded by the coding sequence ATGAAGCACACCCCGATGTATTGGCTGGCCGCTACGCTGCTGTCCGCCGCCCTGGGTCCGCGCGGCGACGCCCTGACCGTTCAGGCCATCCTGAGCACCCTCACCCCTCAGGACTTCTTCACCCTGGCCAATCAACCCGTGCCGGAAAGCGAGTACCCGCTGCTGGCCATCCTGCCTGAAGAGCTGCGGGCCAGCTATGAGGCCAAGAGCGGCACCATGAAGGTCATCACCACGCCCGCCGGCGAAACCGGGATGGACAGCCCTTACACCCCAGTGGGCGGCATGGAGATCGACGCCTTCAGCCGGCCCATTGCGAAGTGGACGGCCGAAACCGTCATGACCGAACAGCAGCAACGCGAGTTGCAGCAGATGGTCCTGAACATTCGCGGCGGGGTCATCGCGGGCAACGGCCTGACCTACATTCGCAACTTCGTGGTGAACTGGCTGAACAAGGTCATCCGCCAGAGCTTCACCGACCGCTACGAACTGATGCGCGGCGAAGCCCTAACCACCGGCCAGCTGGTGCTGCGCGGCGGCACGGTGGACTACGGCGTGCCCAGCGCGAATAAGTTCGCTTCCCGTACAGGGAATGACGCCTATGGCGGTTCGGCCAGCAAGTTCTGGACAGATATGCGCCGCGCTGACGCCATCGTGGGCACCACGCGCAGCCGCATCATGTCTATGAACACGCTGCACCAGATTCTGGACAGCCAGGCTGACCGGGTGGCCGTAACGAGCGAGACCACCAGCGCGGGCGGCAACATCAAGATCGTGACCTTGCGCCGCCTGATCGGTTCGGCGCAGACGCTGAGCAACGATGTGCGCGAGGGCTACACCCTGGTGGGCTACCGCCGCACGGTGAAGATCAAGGTGGGCAAAACCTACGCCGATCAGCAGGTGTTGCCGGACGGCAAGATCGCGGTGGTGGGCGGCAACGACGTGATGGTGACCATGCAGGACGGCACGGTGCTGACCCGGCCGGGTCTGGGCCGCACTCACATCGGCCCCACGGTGGAGGGCGATGGCCGGCCCGGCATCTGGCTGAACGCCTACACCCCCCAGGGCCGCCCGATGCACGCCGTGGCCCAGGGCGCCAGTAACGGGCTGGTGGTCTACGACGCGCCAGAGCGGCTGGTCATCCTGACCACCGCGATGCTGTAA